The sequence agacatggctcggatcccacactgctgtggctgtggtataggccagcagctatagctctaattcctcccctagcctgggaacatccacatgctgagggtgtggccctaaaaagcaaaaaaaaaaaaaaaaaaaaaaaaaaggagaaggagaaagttaAGGAGATAGTTGAAGGAGTTGAAGGAGAAAGTTAATAGCAAgaggctgagctctgctggagtataAAGATAAGATGATCACATTAGTCACTCTTGAAGTCAAGACTTCTCTGactacacatgtgcagaaagactCCTAGGGGGTCAAAAAGAGAGGAGACATCAGGCCGTATTAAGTTCTGCTAACCTTTGTGTAAGCCCTTGTGCTAGAATCCATCTTGGGTAGAAGGCCAATAGGTGCATgcaactattcacaatagccaagacatggaaacaacctaaaagtccactgacagatgaatggattaagatgtggtacaggagttcccctcgtggctcagtggttagcgaatccaactaggaaacatgaggttttgggttcaatccctggcctggctcagtgggttggggatccagcgttgccgtgagctgtggtgtaggtcgcagatgcagctcggatcccgcgttgctgtggctctggtgtaggctggcggctgtagctcctattagacccctagcctgggaacctccatatgccaggggtgcagccctagaaaagacaaaaagacaaagaaaaaaaaagatgtggtacatgtacacagtggaatactattcagacacaaaaaagaacaaaataatgccatttgcagcaacatgccttacttcatttattttcatactaaatgaagtcagaaggaaaaagacaaatactatatgataccacttacatctggaatctaatacatggcacaaatgaacctatctatagaaaagaaacaaactcatggacatggagaatagacttgtggttgctgagggggaggggaagggagtggcttggactgggagtatgggatagtaggtgcaaactattgcacttggagtggataagcaatgaggtgtagctacacagcacagggaactatatttaatcacttgtgatggaacatgatagaaaatgagaaaaatcatgtatatatatatgtataactgagtcactttgctgtacagcagaaattgacagaacattataaatcaactataataaaattttttaattaaaaaaaataaaacaaattaaaaattaaaaataaataaataaaagatgtatatgtgtatctgggagggccctgggtctgatCATGTGTGAGAAATAAACCAAtcggccaaaggaaaacaaagacccagaactgccccCAAATAAGTGATTTAAACTACCTCTCTAAAGGCTTGTTAGCAGAGCTCCCGTTctggtgcagaggttaacgaatccaactaggaatcatgaggtttcgggttcgatccctgacctcactcagtgggttaaggatccagcgttgctgtggctgtggtataggccggtggctacagcttcaattagacccctagcctgggaacctccatatgctgagggttcggccccagaaaagacaaaaacaaacaaaaaagacaaaataaagactgGTTAGCTTACTTAGATACAGCCTGGTGCTAATAAATCACCTTTCATGCACATTCCTCATTCAGGATGATGCCCACACCAGCACTCTtcttttgggtgtgtattactgcctTGCCTCTGTCTTAAGTAAATAAACTACTTCTCGGAGTcccccgctgtggcacagtggaaactaatccgactaggaaccacgagatttcgggtttgatccctggccttgctcagtgggttaaggatccagcacagccgtgagctgtggtgcaggttgcagacacggctcagatctttcattgctgtggctctggcgtaggccgacagcgacagctccaattcaacccctagcctgggaatctccatatgccacaggtgcggccctcaaaagacaaaaaaaaaagaaaaaaaaatttttttttaaattaagtaaataaactacttctctgtgtgctctcccacaagTCCTGCTTGGCCTCTGATAATAAACCttgtacctgtttttacagtttttgcctccttgaaacattcttgttttcaaagggggcaagaatcagggcaactctgcttttagcctctagctggtctagtggctaggttTTCGGGTTTTCACctaggctgcccaggttcaatacCTAAGCAgggaattaagatctcacttcaaCCCATCACTCACTGTTCTCTCTCAGAGATCATAAGGATCATACTGAGCCTTCCCACAACAGAACCCTACCATATATCCTCTGCTGTGGCTCCTCTCTAAAGTACCTAGAATTATCTATTATTAAGTATCTAACGCAAATTTCCTGAGCTGTTTTACAGATGTTAAAATCACCACCATAATGGAAGAAATTACCTACTTACTGACCATGAGTGGGAAGCTCCCAGACTCACTGGCACATAAGGACTGATAATGTTAACACCTGTGACCTGTTACCTCACCATTAATCAATCAGATAATTGTGCAAGAATGATCATATACCAtagggacaccccccccccgccccaatcccTCACCTGGCCTGTAAAAACGCTTTACTGGAAACCCTTTGAGGAGTTTGGGGGTTTTGAGCACCAGCCATCCCTTCTCCTTGTATTGACACCTTACGGCAAACACTGCACTTTCCTTCCCACAAGCCAGTGTCAGCAGATTGGCTTTACTGCTTGTAGGCAAGTGAAACCAAGTTTAGTTCAGTAACACCCGCACCCAAGCCCCGTGAAAGAGGTTGCCAAATCTTAACTGTGCCTAACAGGCACCCCATCCCTGTAGAGTAAACATATGTGTTTACTGCACCACTATATGCTTCTTTCTCCAGGTCTGACCGAGCTGATAAGCGACTCTCAGGGCTGCCTCATGCTCCAGGGCACTCATCCACCTTCTAGGGCCAAGCAGCCCAGGACCAAAATTTGCACCTTCCCTAtcatcctctctctctgctctctgggaTAGGCCAGGCTAGCCCAGTCCAGGAAAGGATCAAGTCTCGGCGAGGGGGCTGGCTTCCTGCTCTGTCCGGCTAGATTGTCCGGCAAAGCAGGCAACTGGAGTAAAGAAGCAATGAAAAAACCAACCAATGCCAGTAGGTACGGACAGGGTCAGGGCCAAGAGAGAGGGCTCCAGGCAGGCGGGCAGCACACTCAAGTTGGGCGCACACGTGGCCGCTGACTCCCGGGGCACGTGCCGACCACggaggagctgcagaaggtgGCACCAGACTGGTCAAAGCAGGAGTCTCTTGCCCAGGACCCTCCGGGACACCGACGGGAACCCACGCAGGGGCCCCTGCTCGGCGTTCCTCAGTTTCCCCGTGACGCCCCACCTACCTCCTCCGCGGCGCTGGCCGCCTCTGCGGGGCGCGTTGCCCTTTCGGGCGCGGGGCATGCCGGGAATCAGGTGCCCGACGGGCGCGGGGTCAAGGACCCGGTGGGTGAGGGCTCCAGACCAACGAGTCACCGGCCAGTGCACTGAGCTGAGACTTGAGCAGACGGTGGAAGCCACACGCCGCGCGCGCCACCATCTTCACCAGGCGCCTCACCCTGCCAAACGGGTCGAAACGCCCCGCCCTGCTAAATGGGCGGCTGGGAAGGCGAGTCTCTGGCCACTTGGTTCAGCTCCACATCCACGCCGGTGAAACTACTATTCCCAGGATGCTGCGCGCACAGATTACAGCGGGCCGGCTGGGCGCAGGGCACCTAGGGAATTGTAGTCTACTCTGGGGACCCATACCCACAAAACTCTCTAGCTGAACTCTGCACCCACAATGCCCTGCGCTTCCCCTCCTCCCATACAAACACGTGTAGTCGTTAACTCTGAAGCTGCTCCCTTGGAGCTGCCCACCGTGCATGACCGGCAGCTCTGGGCATTTGCAGTTGGACCCTCACGACGGGAAGAGGGTGGGTTCTGGTAGAAATGGGGATAAAACCTCAGTGAAGAAAAAGTAACTTTATGATGAAAGCAGGATACAGACAATAGCTTAGCACTGACACATCTTAGCCAAGCTCATGGGGCCAACCTTTCCCTGAACGAGTCGTCCCTGACCTCTCCATGGACTCAGTGAGGTGTAGAACAGAGCCCTAGGCTGGCAACCCTAACCTTCTGGAACATTGACTTTTCTTGGGGCTGCTTCCCTGTCATCAGGGATCAGGTGAGCTCACAGGGCCTCTAGTTTTAATATAGTGTGTTTCCTCTGGCCTCTCCCACTCCCCAGGGATCCCATGAGAAGTGGGGTGTGTGAGGGGAGAGTTGACTGTAACGTAAATAGAAGAAGAGTGAGACAGAGTCCTCCCTCCAGGACTGGAAAACTGGCAGCAGGAACAAGAAGGTCCGGGACAGGTGACTCCTGGCTTTACGTTGCTTCTTCAGGCCCAAGCTCAGGCCTGGGCTCCTGACAGGTagggccagcccagccccagtAACAGCGGCAGCTGAAGGACTCCCAAGCTCCAGGGCTGCCACCTGGGTGCAGGTGCAGAAAGACTTTCAGCTGCCCTGGGTCTTGCCAGGCACAACGGCCATGACCATGGCACCGCTGGTGACTGCAGGCCATGGCTGCCCTGGTAACGTTGATCACGTAGGGGCCCAGGGTGCCCACTAGGTAGTCACGGAGATGCCAACACTCCTcctgaggagaggggaggaataTATCAATGCTCCTGCTCCATGGCCCTGATATGGGATGCCAGCATGGGCTGTGTGGCAGGCTGGACAGGGCAAAAATCACCTCAGAACTGGAGAAACTCAGATCTCCCCAGAGCACCACGCCGGCTGCCCCCAGTGCAGCACTCACACCAATGGTCTGCACAAGTTCATCCTGGAAGCAGAGAGCTGCTAAGCCAGATCTGTGCTGGCCAGATCCATCTGGGCCTACCTCCACTTTCATGGCTCACTGCCATGATCTGATCCCACCTCTAGAGTAGGGTCACTTGGCCCTGAGCCTCTGAGTGGCGTCTCAGGCCCTTCACTCAGAGAACATCATGCCACCCACTCAGACCCCTAGACTTAAGCTTTCACTTACCTGGGACAGGAACCTTCCAGAGTTCCGGTGTGTAAGGCGGGCATAGGCCAGGACAGGCAGGGGATGTGGGTGTCCAACAAGGGCCACACGGAAGGCCTCCTCCAGGCGGTATCGCACAAATGCCTGGTGATAAGCAGGTGGTAGCCCGGGTGGGAGGTAGATGCTGGGGAAGAGGGCActggaggcagcccagagccaaTACAGCTGGGTGTTGCGGGCCAGGGCAGCTGCATGGCAGTGGCCTGTGTAATTAGAAGCCGTACCATGCCagccattgccacaagctgggtaGTGATAGAAGCCCCAGAGCCCATGGGGCCGCAGCATGCGGCCTAGCCGCAGTGTGTCCTCCATCAGTGCACGGGCTGCCTCTTCAAAGCCAGCACGGGCCTTGCAGAGCTGCTCCTGGGGATCCAGGTTGGGATATACCCGCTGTGCCCAAGCACAGGATGCTGCCTGATAGGCTTGGCGGCGGCCCCAGTTCCCAGCCCAGAGTGGACACCATTCCTCCCAGTCCAGCACTGCCAGGCCAGTGAAGCCAGGTCGCAGGCTGCGGTGGATCTGATAGGCAGCCCGTGCCAGGTGGTGGTCAAGGGACACAGCCTGGGGGATGCCGCCATTGTGAGCTGTGCCCCTAGGCCCAAAGTAGGGATAGAGGCCGAGCTGGTTCTTGTAGAAGATGGTGATATTCTGGCCGTGGAATCGTTGACCATGGTTGGCTGTGATGCCCAGGGCCTCTAGTGGCAGGTGAACGCCAAAGCGGGCCTTACAGCGTGCTGAGGGCACGTTCCACAGCACACAGAAGGGCCGTTCAGGGGCCCGCAGCAGGGGCTGGCCACACCCCAAGCACATGGCCACCCCTAGCACCAGGGCCAGGCCTAGCTGCATGGTCATGCCCCAGGGATGGTAACCTGCAGGAGAGAAGGGATGTGAACTTAGAGTCCATGGCCACACCTTCCACACAGCAGAGAAAGCTGGGAAAACTCCAGCTCCTCCCCATaaggaagggaggtggggggagagcgGTCCCCAAGGGGTCTCACAGGCCTCTCAGAGCAGCCACAGCCCAAGCTGGCCTGGGCAGCTCCCTTTCCATGTTGTCCGTCTCTGTCATGGCATCATGGTGCCTTCTGACACCTCCCTCCCATGATTCTCACAAAcccccttcttccctctgctCATCTTGCTTCCTGCCCCAAGAACACTCAACCCCAACCTTTCCTGGCTTAATTCTACACAGCACTGAGCTGTCTGCTACGACATCTCCTCTGGGAGGTCTCCTGTATCTCCAAGTGGAGTGAAGGCACTTGAGCTCCCACTGTCCTGACATGGATCCTGCCACTGTATGCCTGCCCTGTCCCCTGGGTTGAGACCCTATCTGTCTGTCTAGTTCACTACTGCCTGTGTCCAaaccagtgcctgacacacagtaggtgctcagtgaatggTGATGAGTGAATGTGGAAGGAAACAGACACTGTGTCCCCCGGGGCCTGGCAGAGTGAGAGGAGCAAAAGGCAGATGTCCCTCCATCTGTGGCCCTAAGGCCAAGGTAGATATGGGGGCTCCTGCAGAGATAGGGGAACTGAGCCAAGGCTGGGAGGTGAGAGAAGGAGGTCAACAAATACACTGTCACAGCCACACCCAACAGAAGCCTTTATTCAGCCACACTAAGcactctgagccacagccatggagCCACCCTCTGGCCCCCCTTAGCATTCAAGAAATATGGGTAGGCTAAAGCTGTCTTCAGGGGCTAGAGCTGAGGGATGGCCAGTGGGCTTAGGCTACTACTGTCCTGGGCAGTGAAAGGACCCAGAAAGTCAGCATCTTGCCCTAGGTAGACCTCAGATGTCTTTCTCCATCCAGAATATGGGGTATCCTCTCAGGTCTTGGTATTGTGTCTTCAGCAGGCTTTGTGGAAGGGGCCCTGCTGGAGGTGGGGGTAAGGTGGTCACAGgctcaggcaggggaggggggggcggCACTAATGGCCCCCTGGGGGCTCTTGGGGCAGACTGGGCAGTCAGGCTAGGAGCCTTGCTGGGTGGCTGGGGAAAGGGGGCCTTAGGGAAGGCACTGAGCAGGGTGGCAGGCAGCCGCCGACTGGTGAAGACCAGGCCCTGCACAGGCTCACCCAGATGGTAGCCCAGATGGGCATAAAAGTGCAGCTGGTCATGGGTGGTGAGGTGTAGCCGGTGGAAGCCCCGGGCCTGAGCAAAGGCCTCGAGGCCCTCCATGAGGCGGCGGCCAAAGCCACGGCCCCTCAAGGCCCGGGCCACCACTACTGTCTCCACTAGGAGGCTCTGGGGCCGGTCCAGCACGCGTGAGAGGCGAGCATGGCCCACCACAATGGGGGGTGCCCCCGGCATGGGATGGGGGCTCAGCAGCATCAAGCAGAGGGGGAAGGCATCTGAGGACTGGCCCAAGGAGTGCAGGCGGGAGGCACGGCTGCGGGGCCACTGCTCGTTGATGAGGTCAGCACAGGCATCCAGGAGCTCAGGTCGGCAGTGCACAGGCTCCATGGT is a genomic window of Sus scrofa isolate TJ Tabasco breed Duroc chromosome 13, Sscrofa11.1, whole genome shotgun sequence containing:
- the HYAL3 gene encoding hyaluronidase-3 isoform X1, whose protein sequence is MGEVWGLQAQGRILRLLTSWSADAAVAEVADAGYHPWGMTMQLGLALVLGVAMCLGCGQPLLRAPERPFCVLWNVPSARCKARFGVHLPLEALGITANHGQRFHGQNITIFYKNQLGLYPYFGPRGTAHNGGIPQAVSLDHHLARAAYQIHRSLRPGFTGLAVLDWEEWCPLWAGNWGRRQAYQAASCAWAQRVYPNLDPQEQLCKARAGFEEAARALMEDTLRLGRMLRPHGLWGFYHYPACGNGWHGTASNYTGHCHAAALARNTQLYWLWAASSALFPSIYLPPGLPPAYHQAFVRYRLEEAFRVALVGHPHPLPVLAYARLTHRNSGRFLSQDELVQTIGVSAALGAAGVVLWGDLSFSSSEEECWHLRDYLVGTLGPYVINVTRAAMACSHQRCHGHGRCAWQDPGQLKVFLHLHPGGSPGAWESFSCRCYWGWAGPTCQEPRPELGPEEAT
- the HYAL3 gene encoding hyaluronidase-3 precursor (The RefSeq protein has 3 substitutions compared to this genomic sequence), which translates into the protein MTMQLGLALVLGVAMCLGCGQPLLRAPERPFCVLWNVPSARCKARFGVHLPLEALGITANHGQRFHGQNITIFYKSQLGLYPYFGPRGTAHNGGIPQAVSLDHHLARAAYQIHRSLRPGFTGLAVLDWEEWCPLWAGNWGRRQAYQAASCAWAQRVYPNLDPQEQLCKARAGFEEAARALMEDTLRLGRMLRPHGLWGFYHYPACGNGWHGTASNYTGHCHAAALARNTQLYWLWAASSALFPSIYLPPGLPPAYHQAFVRYRLEEAFRVALVGHPHPLPVLAYARLTHRNSGRFLSQDELVQTIGVSAALGASGVVLWGDLSFSSSEEECWHLRGYLVGTLGPYVINVTRAAMACSHQRCHGHGRCAWQDPGQLKVFLHLHPGGSPGAWESFSCRCYWGWAGPTCQEPRPELGPEEAT
- the HYAL3 gene encoding hyaluronidase-3 isoform X2, translated to MTMQLGLALVLGVAMCLGCGQPLLRAPERPFCVLWNVPSARCKARFGVHLPLEALGITANHGQRFHGQNITIFYKNQLGLYPYFGPRGTAHNGGIPQAVSLDHHLARAAYQIHRSLRPGFTGLAVLDWEEWCPLWAGNWGRRQAYQAASCAWAQRVYPNLDPQEQLCKARAGFEEAARALMEDTLRLGRMLRPHGLWGFYHYPACGNGWHGTASNYTGHCHAAALARNTQLYWLWAASSALFPSIYLPPGLPPAYHQAFVRYRLEEAFRVALVGHPHPLPVLAYARLTHRNSGRFLSQDELVQTIGVSAALGAAGVVLWGDLSFSSSEEECWHLRDYLVGTLGPYVINVTRAAMACSHQRCHGHGRCAWQDPGQLKVFLHLHPGGSPGAWESFSCRCYWGWAGPTCQEPRPELGPEEAT
- the NAT6 gene encoding N-acetyltransferase 6 (The RefSeq protein has 1 substitution compared to this genomic sequence); this encodes MPPRGDPEIQLAKLTLDPTHQPELTLSPRLDELTLGSACHPELTLDPARQPEETPVPNLAELTMEPVHCRPELLDACADLINEQWPRSRASRLHSLGQSSDAFPLCLMLLSPHPMPGAPPIVVGHARLSRVLDRPQSLLVETVVVARALRGRGFGRRLMEGLEAFAQARGFHRLHLTTHDQLHFYAHLGYHLGEPVQGLVFTSRRLPATLLSAFPKAPFPQPPSKAPSLTAQSAPRAPRGPLVPPPPPLPEPVTTLPPPPAGPLPQSLLKTQYQDLRGCPIFWMEKDI